One genomic region from Anguilla rostrata isolate EN2019 chromosome 2, ASM1855537v3, whole genome shotgun sequence encodes:
- the prokr1a gene encoding prokineticin receptor 1a, whose protein sequence is MDDSNSSSLAAGVACTVSLDPLSKSAPDPFMGNYDADYEVAPDELPDTTQGRAFFVATIVIGVVLICIILVCGVGNFLFIATLARYKKLRNLTNLLIANLAISDFLVAIVCCPFLVDYYVVKQLSWDHGLVLCASINYLRTVSLYVSTNALLAIAVDRYMAIVHPLRPRMKYQTAYCLITGVWIVPVLISIPSAYFASETMYPHGPTRSKIFCAQIWPVDQQLYYRSYFLFVFGVEFVGPVLTMALCYARISRELWFKSVPGFQTEQIRKRLRCRRKTVMVLIGILTAYFLCWAPYYGFAILRDFHPTVISRQRHSLVAFYIVECIAMSNSMINTLCFVSVKNNTVKHLRKIVLLRWRSSYAPPGKAADEAEGRTSSMRVTEEVDCIRLR, encoded by the exons ATGGATGATTCCAACAGCAGTAGCTTGGCGGCGGGCGTGGCATGCACGGTGAGCCTGGACCCCCTCTCCAAGAGCGCCCCGGACCCCTTCATGGGCAATTACGACGCGGACTACGAGGTGGCGCCGGACGAGCTGCCGGACACCACGCAGGGGCGCGCCTTTTTCGTGGCCACCATCGTGATCGGCGTGGTCCTCATCTGCATCATCCTGGTCTGCGGCGTGGGCAACTTCCTGTTCATCGCCACCCTGGCGCGCTACAAGAAGCTGAGGAACCTCACCAACCTCCTCATCGCCAACCTGGCCATCTCGGACTTCCTGGTGGCCATCGTGTGCTGCCCCTTCCTGGTGGATTACTACGTGGTGAAGCAGCTGTCCTGGGACCACGGGCTGGTGCTGTGCGCCTCCATAAACTACCTCAGGACCGTGTCACTGTACGTGTCCACCAATGCACTGCTGGCCATCGCTGTCGACAG GTACATGGCCATAGTCCATCCTCTGAGGCCGCGCATGAAGTACCAGACGGCCTACTGCCTGATCACGGGGGTGTGGATCGTGCCTGTCCTCATCTCCATCCCCTCGGCCTACTTCGCCTCGGAGACCATGTACCCGCACGGCCCCACCCGCAGCAAGATCTTCTGCGCCCAGATCTGGCCCGTGGACCAGCAGCTCTACTACCGCTCCTACTTCCTGTTCGTCTTCGGCGTGGAGTTCGTGGGGCCCGTGCTGACCATGGCGCTGTGCTACGCCCGGATCTCGCGGGAGCTGTGGTTCAAGAGCGTGCCGGGCTTCCAGACGGAGCAGATCCGGAAGCGGCTGCGCTGCCGCAGGAAGACCGTGATGGTGCTCATCGGCATCCTCACCGCCTACTTCCTGTGCTGGGCGCCGTACTACGGCTTCGCCATCCTGCGCGACTTCCACCCCACCGTCATCTCCCGCCAGCGGCACTCGCTGGTGGCCTTCTACATCGTGGAGTGCATCGCCATGAGCAACAGCATGATCAACACGCTGTGCTTCGTCAGCGTCAAGAACAACACCGTCAAGCACCTGCGCAAGATCGTCCTGCTCCGCTGGAGGTCCAGCTACGCCCCGCCCGGCAAGGCCGCGGACGAGGCCGAGGGCCGGACGTCCTCCATGCGGGTGACGGAGGAGGTGGACTGCATACGTCTGCGgtag